One Triticum dicoccoides isolate Atlit2015 ecotype Zavitan chromosome 5B, WEW_v2.0, whole genome shotgun sequence genomic window carries:
- the LOC119309205 gene encoding uncharacterized protein LOC119309205 — protein MSKQRRQDEDDEANYYHDRSGNKEKSLYLVLDDWHKGFTIRKIDADSPDLSASPVLRLVSPERGRAMKFAALGGYIIATSNIHAGSLFYDTDTAGLAIGPPIPDALLCGSNTFLTSGAGDTLFAFAFHFMERPVSFEAMAKPPPMEDDDLLPTDWSWRSMPTPFTKDEMIFSYALHPDGRTIFVSSWSRAVCGTYSIDTRSCKWRRHGEWMLPFRGRGYFDDELDAWVGLHEDVYVCSCQVASRSGGTTQQPEWKMADERRVWIPWHQLEFRLRRM, from the coding sequence ATGTCTAAGCAAAGAAGGCAGGACGAGGATGATGAGGCCAACTACTACCACGACCGCAGCGGCAACAAGGAGAAGAGCCTCTATCTGGTTCTAGACGACTGGCACAAGGGCTTCACCATCCGCAAGATCGATGCCGACAGTCCCGACCTCAGCGCCTCCCCTGTCCTCCGGCTAGTGTCACCTGAGCGTGGCCGTGCCATGAAGTTCGCAGCCCTGGGCGGCTACATCATCGCCACGAGCAACATACATGCCGGATCCCTCTTCTACGACACTGACACCGCCGGACTAGCCATCGGCCCTCCCATTCCAGACGCACTGCTTTGTGGCTCCAACACCTTCCTGACCTCCGGCGCCGGTGACACGCTGTTCGCGTTCGCCTTCCACTTCATGGAGCGGCCTGTGTCCTTTGAGGCGATGGCGAAGCCGCCGCCGATGGAAGACGACGACCTGCTGCCCACCGACTGGTCCTGGAGAAGCATGCCGACACCCTTCACCAAGGACGAGATGATCTTCTCCTACGCGCTGCACCCGGACGGGCGCACCATATTCGTGTCCTCGTGGAGCAGGGCGGTCTGCGGCACGTACTCCATAGACACTAGGAGCTGCAAGTGGAGGCGCCATGGGGAGTGGATGCTGCCTTTCAGAGGCCGAGGCTACTTCGACGACGAGCTAGACGCATGGGTCGGGCTGCACGAGGACGTCTATGTCTGCTCCTGCCAGGTTGCCTCCCGCAGCGGCGGCACCACGCAGCAACCGGAGTGGAAGATGGCCGACGAGCGTAGGGTGTGGATCCCGTGGCATCAGCTGGAGTTTCGCCTGCGTCGGATGTGA